A stretch of the Veillonella parvula DSM 2008 genome encodes the following:
- a CDS encoding ESPR-type extended signal peptide-containing protein, whose protein sequence is MNRVFKVIWNRTKGCYVVVAETAKNMTKRSSLSVVFSKMVGATAVAVMLTGVMMPTDALGASITRGNGAQAENDGGIAIGDNTASKGDYSISIGTNASVGRGDTDEGKTQSGIAIGQGATVTVDVNKGKDVPANQRTGGIAIGQGATTKVVNAIAVGSGTSADGAQAVTIGHNSRSTTNNSVALGNETRVASTNGFALGNNARAGYDENNQLIGLDNDQAFGSNARAYGGSSMAFGNNAKASKGGAIAMGNGSQSRGDWAVAIGNGAKAMAQGARAIGANSTADATNAVAMGWTSTASGESSIAIGESTTATTAHSIAMSTGANVASEDAIAIGRNAQVDANQQRSIALGANSKTANVVSTPNQLVNGLWYKNYAGGSADSTLSVGSDTLKRTITNVAAGRVNAQSTDAINGSQLYGVANTLGNLASTTKGLLGGNAALDPDTGNLSMSNIGNTGKGTIHDAIKFNKDTIDKGLNFDANTGGAKNNLLGSKVTIKGDGSNINAAITQANGDTTINMTLGNTVTIGAANPVTINGTTGHVTGLQNKDWNVDNPVAVSGRAATEDQLKKVNDKVNTNKDQIDKNKQAIADNKQNITNNANNIAQNKQDISNINTKINKGLNFAGDTGTVSNRQLGDTVTVKGGATGTLSDGNIGVESDGNGTLNVKLAKTLTGLDSVTAGNTKIDNGGLTVGGKTYVSPSGLNANNQKITNVANGSDPNDAVNYSQLQAAIGGTAKASTVKAKDANVTVTESTNAAGGKEYTVGLGNKITVGTAHPVTVDGDAGHVTGLTNTDWNVDNPVAVSGRGATEDQLKKVNDKVNTNKTAIDKGLNFDGDSGAVINKKLGEKLSVKGGATGTLSDGNIGVESDGNGTLNVKLAKTLSGLDSVTAGGTTINNSGLTVGGKTYVSPTGINANDQKVTNVANGDVSANSKDAVNGGQLHDAKNELINKGLRFDADNNSEKTNKLGSKVTVNGDDNITTEITQTGDDTKIGVKLNKNLNVQTLTATDTVKAGGVTMGKHADTKNYVTGLDNKDWDVNTSNPVSGRAATEDQLKKISDVVKSQGAAATDYRLVKNAAAADEAYTVDSNGDIDLTVEDKNHAGSKETVKIKDVASKSSLDKLTDRAVKYDLDPAGTVDKTKVSYEGPTYANKVGGTHVTNLAYATGNDGSEAVNVDYLKDRIKDSEDALTNKGLKFDANSGGVKTNKLGSTVTVKGEGADADVNYSGENIKTFITQDQDGNTTIDVKMNKNLKANSVAIAGKNGQDGVTIKGGDAKNGVDGTSINRLVTEDKDGNTHTLATLDDGMMYGGDTGNVIKKKLNNQVNVKGGISDESKLATEDNIGVVSDGSDTLKLRLAKELKGLTSATFTNGGNNTVINGDGMTINRAGGNAVSLTKDGLDNGGNKITNVADGTDPNDAVNKSQLDKATAAASTTVSAGNNITVTPSTNANGSKNYEVSLKDQVTLGSDATKQIAMDGTTGTIKAGDKVTIDGNKGTIKAGNVTIDGENGTIKAGDKVTIDGKDGKIAAGKVSVDGKDGYVTGLENKDWDPNNITSGRAATEDQLQKSHKALDNKITNLGDEITKKGMNFAGNTGEFHRDLGQKVTIKGEGTESDDKYSGENIKTVADQDGNVTIKMAKNLKTDSLTTDKVKVGKNGQDGVSITGPNGADGTDGKVGITGKDGKDAVSMSGKDGVGHIGLTGKDGRNADITVDKGDPDLDGNNITRIKYQDENGKTHQVATKDDGMKYGGDSGSVIKKKLNEQVNVVGGITDASKLTTEDNLGVVSDGTGNLKVRMAKDLKGLETVTTKDAAGNTTVMNGGGVTITSASGNAVSLTKDGLNNGGNTITNVGPGVNGTDAVNVNQLKGATDGLANAINSVAGETQRVGAHAAAMSALKPIQYDPLEPTQVMAGIGNYRGETAAALGVAHYTAEDTMFHVGVSVGSHHNMVNAGVTRKFGTSDAKKAVPERYKGGPISSMYVMQDEMTALKAKYEKVQRDNEEMRAQIALLMQQAGLK, encoded by the coding sequence ATGAATCGAGTATTTAAAGTGATTTGGAATCGCACAAAGGGCTGTTATGTCGTTGTGGCAGAAACAGCAAAGAACATGACGAAACGTTCTTCTTTGTCGGTTGTATTTTCTAAAATGGTAGGCGCTACTGCGGTTGCCGTTATGTTGACGGGTGTTATGATGCCTACGGATGCCTTGGGGGCATCTATTACAAGAGGTAACGGTGCACAAGCTGAAAATGACGGTGGTATCGCTATCGGTGATAATACGGCATCTAAGGGTGACTATAGTATTTCAATCGGTACTAATGCATCTGTAGGTAGAGGTGATACTGATGAAGGTAAAACGCAGAGTGGGATCGCTATCGGTCAAGGTGCAACTGTAACTGTTGACGTTAATAAAGGAAAAGATGTTCCTGCAAATCAAAGAACAGGCGGTATCGCTATCGGTCAAGGTGCAACGACTAAGGTTGTTAATGCAATTGCGGTTGGTTCCGGTACTAGTGCTGATGGCGCACAAGCTGTAACTATCGGTCATAATTCTCGTTCCACTACGAATAACAGTGTGGCCTTGGGTAATGAAACACGCGTGGCATCCACTAATGGCTTTGCCCTTGGTAACAATGCACGTGCCGGTTATGATGAAAACAATCAATTGATAGGTCTTGATAATGACCAAGCTTTTGGTTCTAATGCGCGTGCTTACGGTGGCTCCTCCATGGCATTCGGTAATAATGCGAAGGCATCTAAAGGTGGTGCCATTGCTATGGGTAATGGTTCTCAATCTCGCGGCGATTGGGCCGTAGCTATTGGTAACGGTGCAAAGGCAATGGCACAAGGTGCCCGTGCTATTGGTGCTAACTCTACAGCTGATGCTACTAATGCAGTTGCAATGGGTTGGACAAGTACGGCAAGTGGTGAGTCTTCCATTGCTATTGGTGAAAGCACAACAGCGACTACAGCACACTCTATTGCTATGAGTACTGGTGCAAATGTAGCATCTGAAGATGCTATCGCTATTGGTCGTAATGCGCAAGTTGATGCTAATCAACAGAGATCTATTGCATTAGGTGCTAATTCCAAGACTGCTAATGTGGTAAGCACACCAAATCAATTGGTAAATGGCTTATGGTATAAAAACTATGCCGGCGGTTCTGCTGATTCCACACTTAGTGTAGGTAGCGATACACTAAAACGTACTATCACAAATGTGGCTGCAGGTCGTGTAAATGCACAATCTACAGATGCAATCAATGGTAGCCAATTATATGGTGTTGCAAATACCTTGGGTAATTTAGCAAGTACTACAAAAGGCCTTTTAGGTGGCAATGCAGCGCTTGACCCTGATACTGGTAACTTGTCGATGAGCAATATCGGTAACACAGGTAAAGGCACGATTCATGATGCTATTAAATTCAATAAAGACACTATTGATAAAGGTCTTAACTTCGATGCTAATACAGGTGGTGCGAAAAACAACCTATTAGGTTCTAAAGTTACTATTAAAGGTGATGGCAGTAATATCAATGCCGCAATTACACAAGCTAATGGTGATACAACTATTAACATGACTTTGGGTAACACCGTTACAATAGGTGCAGCGAACCCTGTAACGATTAATGGTACTACAGGCCATGTAACAGGCCTTCAAAATAAAGACTGGAATGTAGATAATCCTGTGGCTGTATCTGGTCGCGCGGCTACAGAAGATCAATTGAAAAAAGTAAACGATAAAGTTAATACTAATAAGGACCAAATTGATAAGAATAAACAAGCTATTGCAGATAATAAGCAAAATATCACAAACAATGCCAATAATATTGCTCAAAACAAGCAAGATATCTCCAACATTAATACAAAAATTAATAAAGGCTTGAACTTTGCTGGTGATACAGGTACTGTAAGCAACAGACAATTAGGCGACACTGTAACTGTTAAAGGCGGTGCTACAGGCACATTATCCGACGGTAATATCGGTGTTGAATCCGACGGTAATGGTACATTGAATGTTAAATTAGCTAAAACATTGACAGGTTTGGATAGCGTTACAGCTGGTAATACTAAGATTGATAATGGTGGTTTGACTGTAGGTGGTAAAACATATGTATCTCCATCAGGTCTCAATGCGAATAATCAAAAGATTACTAATGTTGCTAATGGTAGCGACCCTAATGATGCAGTTAACTATAGCCAATTACAAGCTGCTATCGGTGGTACAGCTAAAGCATCCACTGTAAAAGCAAAGGATGCGAATGTAACTGTAACAGAAAGTACAAACGCAGCAGGCGGTAAGGAATATACTGTTGGTTTAGGTAATAAAATTACTGTAGGTACAGCACATCCTGTAACTGTAGACGGTGATGCTGGTCATGTAACAGGCCTTACAAATACAGATTGGAATGTAGATAATCCTGTGGCTGTATCCGGTCGCGGTGCTACAGAAGATCAGTTGAAAAAGGTTAATGATAAAGTTAACACTAATAAAACTGCTATTGATAAAGGTTTGAACTTTGATGGTGACTCCGGTGCAGTTATCAATAAAAAATTAGGTGAAAAACTGTCTGTCAAAGGCGGTGCAACAGGCACATTATCCGACGGTAATATCGGTGTTGAATCTGATGGCAATGGCACATTGAATGTGAAATTGGCGAAAACGTTAAGCGGTTTAGATAGCGTTACAGCTGGTGGTACTACTATCAACAACAGCGGTTTGACTGTAGGTGGTAAAACATATGTATCTCCAACAGGTATCAATGCAAATGACCAAAAGGTAACGAATGTTGCTAACGGGGATGTGTCTGCTAATTCCAAAGATGCAGTCAACGGCGGTCAATTACACGATGCTAAAAATGAACTTATCAACAAGGGCCTTCGTTTCGATGCAGATAATAACAGCGAAAAAACGAACAAGCTCGGTTCCAAGGTGACTGTAAACGGTGATGACAACATCACTACTGAAATCACACAAACCGGCGACGATACTAAGATCGGCGTTAAATTGAACAAAAATCTTAATGTTCAAACATTAACGGCTACAGATACCGTGAAAGCTGGCGGCGTAACAATGGGTAAACACGCTGATACTAAAAATTATGTGACAGGCCTTGATAATAAAGATTGGGATGTGAACACATCTAATCCTGTAAGTGGTCGCGCAGCTACAGAAGATCAATTGAAAAAGATCAGCGATGTTGTTAAGAGCCAAGGTGCTGCTGCTACAGATTATCGTTTGGTGAAAAATGCAGCTGCTGCAGATGAGGCTTATACAGTTGATTCTAACGGTGATATTGACTTAACTGTAGAGGATAAAAACCATGCAGGTAGTAAAGAAACTGTTAAGATTAAGGACGTTGCCTCTAAATCTAGCCTCGATAAATTGACAGATCGTGCTGTTAAGTATGACTTGGATCCTGCTGGCACTGTTGATAAAACTAAAGTAAGTTACGAAGGTCCTACCTATGCTAATAAAGTGGGTGGCACTCATGTAACTAACTTGGCATATGCTACTGGCAACGACGGCAGTGAAGCAGTTAATGTGGATTACTTGAAAGATAGAATCAAAGATAGCGAAGACGCATTAACTAATAAAGGTTTGAAATTCGACGCTAACAGTGGCGGCGTAAAAACTAATAAACTTGGCTCTACGGTTACTGTTAAGGGCGAAGGTGCTGATGCTGATGTTAACTACAGCGGTGAAAACATTAAAACTTTCATCACACAAGATCAAGATGGCAACACAACTATCGATGTGAAGATGAACAAAAACCTCAAAGCTAATAGTGTGGCAATTGCTGGTAAAAATGGTCAAGACGGCGTTACTATTAAAGGTGGCGACGCTAAAAATGGTGTAGATGGTACAAGCATTAATCGTTTAGTGACCGAAGATAAAGACGGTAATACACATACGCTTGCAACCCTTGATGATGGTATGATGTACGGTGGCGATACAGGTAATGTGATTAAAAAGAAACTTAACAATCAAGTGAATGTTAAGGGCGGTATCTCCGATGAAAGCAAATTAGCGACTGAAGACAACATCGGTGTTGTTTCTGACGGTTCCGATACATTGAAATTGCGCTTGGCGAAAGAATTGAAAGGCTTGACGTCTGCTACTTTCACAAACGGCGGCAATAATACTGTTATCAATGGTGATGGCATGACCATCAATCGTGCTGGTGGTAATGCAGTGAGCCTCACAAAAGACGGTCTTGATAACGGTGGTAATAAGATTACGAATGTAGCTGACGGCACAGATCCTAACGATGCAGTTAATAAATCTCAATTGGATAAAGCTACAGCAGCTGCATCTACAACTGTATCGGCAGGTAATAATATTACTGTAACACCTAGCACCAATGCGAATGGTTCCAAGAACTATGAAGTAAGTCTCAAAGACCAAGTGACATTGGGCTCTGATGCTACAAAACAAATCGCGATGGACGGTACTACAGGCACTATCAAAGCTGGTGATAAAGTTACAATCGACGGCAACAAAGGTACTATTAAAGCTGGCAATGTAACAATTGACGGTGAAAACGGTACCATTAAAGCTGGCGACAAGGTAACTATCGACGGTAAAGATGGTAAGATTGCAGCAGGCAAGGTATCTGTTGATGGTAAAGACGGTTATGTGACAGGTTTGGAAAACAAAGATTGGGATCCTAACAACATCACAAGCGGTCGTGCTGCTACAGAAGATCAATTGCAAAAATCTCACAAAGCCTTGGATAATAAGATTACTAACCTAGGTGATGAAATCACGAAAAAAGGTATGAATTTTGCCGGTAATACAGGTGAATTCCACCGTGATTTAGGCCAAAAGGTTACTATCAAAGGTGAAGGTACAGAGTCTGACGATAAATACTCCGGCGAAAATATTAAAACAGTAGCCGACCAAGATGGTAATGTTACTATCAAGATGGCGAAAAACCTTAAGACTGACAGCTTAACTACTGATAAGGTAAAAGTTGGCAAAAACGGTCAAGACGGCGTATCCATTACTGGTCCTAACGGTGCTGACGGTACAGACGGTAAAGTAGGCATTACAGGCAAAGACGGTAAAGATGCTGTATCTATGTCCGGTAAAGATGGTGTTGGTCATATCGGTTTAACTGGCAAAGACGGCCGTAATGCGGATATTACCGTTGATAAAGGTGATCCAGACTTAGACGGTAACAACATCACTCGTATTAAATACCAAGACGAAAACGGTAAGACCCACCAAGTGGCAACTAAAGATGATGGTATGAAATACGGTGGCGATAGCGGTTCCGTAATCAAGAAAAAGCTTAACGAACAAGTTAATGTAGTAGGTGGCATTACTGATGCTAGCAAGTTGACTACAGAAGATAATTTAGGTGTCGTATCCGATGGTACTGGCAACCTTAAGGTTCGTATGGCGAAAGACTTGAAAGGTCTTGAAACAGTAACAACTAAGGATGCTGCAGGTAATACTACAGTTATGAACGGTGGCGGTGTAACGATTACATCTGCTAGCGGTAATGCTGTAAGTCTTACTAAAGATGGCCTCAATAACGGCGGTAATACAATTACCAATGTAGGCCCTGGTGTAAACGGCACGGATGCAGTTAACGTAAATCAATTGAAAGGTGCTACAGATGGGTTAGCTAATGCTATTAACTCCGTAGCGGGCGAAACACAACGTGTAGGCGCTCATGCGGCGGCTATGTCTGCATTGAAACCGATTCAATATGATCCATTGGAACCAACTCAAGTGATGGCCGGTATCGGTAATTACAGAGGTGAAACTGCGGCGGCTCTTGGCGTTGCACATTACACAGCAGAAGATACAATGTTCCATGTAGGCGTATCTGTTGGTAGCCACCATAACATGGTAAATGCTGGTGTAACTCGTAAATTCGGTACTTCCGATGCGAAGAAAGCAGTTCCTGAACGTTACAAAGGTGGCCCTATTAGCTCCATGTACGTAATGCAAGATGAAATGACTGCTTTGAAAGCTAAGTACGAAAAAGTACAACGCGACAATGAAGAAATGAGAGCACAAATTGCATTATTGATGCAACAAGCGGGCTTGAAATAA